One Streptomyces sp. V4I8 genomic window carries:
- a CDS encoding fumarate reductase/succinate dehydrogenase flavoprotein subunit: MSVVERQEWDVVVVGAGGAGLRAAIEARERGARTAVICKSLFGKAHTVMAEGGIAAAMANANEHDNWQVHFRDTMRGGKFLNQWRMAELHAQEAPDRVWELETWGALFDRTKDGRISQRNFGGHEYPRLAHVGDRTGLELIRTLQQKIVSLQQQDKKETGDYESRLKIYQECTVTRILKDGSRVSGVFAYERETGRFFVLDAPAVVIATGGIGKSFKVTSNSWEYTGDGHALALLAGAPLLNMEFVQFHPTGMVWPPSVKGILVTESVRGDGGVLRNSEGKRFMFDYIPDVFKEKYAQSEEEGDRWYEDPDNNRRPPELLPRDEVARAINAEVKAGRGSPHGGVFLDVSTRMPAEVIRRRLPSMYHQFKELADVDITAEAMEVGPTCHYVMGGIAVASDTAAARGVPGLYAAGEVAGGMHGSNRLGGNSLSDLLVFGRRAGWHAAEYAAAQAFQRPEVSDMQVDTAAAEALRPFSAEGPAGGPDDGRPPENPYTLHQELQQTMNDLVGIIRREAEMEQALQKLADLRVRARRAGVEGHRQFNPGWHLALDLRNMLLVSECVARAALERTESRGGHTREDHPTMDRKWRNINLLCRLADPTGGLAATDPEGGQITLLRETTDPVRQDLLALFDKEELVKYLAEEELYQ; the protein is encoded by the coding sequence ATGTCCGTGGTCGAACGGCAGGAGTGGGACGTCGTCGTGGTCGGCGCCGGGGGCGCGGGCCTGCGTGCGGCGATCGAGGCGCGGGAGCGGGGCGCCCGTACGGCCGTGATCTGCAAGTCGCTGTTCGGCAAGGCGCACACGGTGATGGCCGAGGGCGGTATCGCGGCGGCCATGGCCAACGCCAACGAGCACGACAACTGGCAGGTCCACTTCCGCGACACCATGCGCGGCGGCAAGTTCCTCAACCAGTGGCGGATGGCCGAGCTGCACGCGCAGGAGGCACCGGACCGGGTGTGGGAGCTGGAGACCTGGGGGGCGCTCTTCGACCGTACGAAGGACGGCCGTATCTCCCAGCGCAACTTCGGCGGCCATGAGTACCCGCGCCTCGCGCACGTCGGCGACCGCACCGGACTGGAGCTGATCCGCACGCTCCAGCAGAAGATCGTCTCGCTCCAGCAGCAGGACAAGAAGGAGACCGGCGACTACGAGTCCCGCCTGAAGATCTACCAGGAGTGCACGGTCACCCGGATCCTGAAGGACGGCAGCCGGGTCTCGGGGGTCTTCGCCTACGAGCGCGAGACCGGCCGCTTCTTCGTCCTGGACGCCCCCGCCGTGGTGATCGCGACGGGCGGCATCGGCAAGTCCTTCAAGGTGACGTCGAACTCGTGGGAGTACACCGGCGACGGCCATGCGCTGGCGCTGCTCGCGGGCGCTCCCCTGCTCAACATGGAGTTCGTGCAGTTCCATCCGACGGGCATGGTCTGGCCGCCGTCGGTGAAGGGCATCCTGGTCACGGAGTCGGTGCGCGGCGACGGAGGGGTGCTGCGCAACTCCGAGGGCAAGCGGTTCATGTTCGACTACATCCCCGACGTCTTCAAGGAGAAGTACGCCCAGTCGGAGGAGGAGGGCGACCGCTGGTACGAGGACCCGGACAACAACCGGCGGCCTCCGGAGCTGCTCCCGCGTGACGAGGTGGCGCGGGCGATCAACGCCGAGGTGAAGGCGGGTCGGGGCTCCCCGCACGGCGGGGTCTTCCTGGACGTGTCCACCCGGATGCCGGCGGAGGTCATCCGCCGTCGACTGCCCTCCATGTACCACCAGTTCAAGGAGCTGGCGGACGTGGACATCACGGCGGAGGCGATGGAGGTCGGGCCGACCTGTCACTACGTCATGGGCGGCATCGCGGTCGCGTCGGACACGGCGGCGGCGCGCGGGGTGCCGGGCCTGTACGCGGCCGGAGAGGTGGCGGGCGGGATGCACGGCTCCAACCGCCTCGGCGGGAACTCCCTCTCCGACCTGCTGGTCTTCGGCCGCCGGGCGGGCTGGCACGCCGCCGAGTACGCGGCCGCGCAGGCCTTTCAACGCCCCGAGGTCAGCGATATGCAGGTCGACACGGCGGCCGCGGAGGCGCTGCGGCCCTTCTCAGCGGAGGGTCCCGCCGGGGGCCCGGACGACGGGCGCCCGCCGGAGAACCCGTACACCCTCCACCAGGAACTCCAGCAGACGATGAACGACCTCGTCGGCATCATCCGCCGCGAGGCCGAGATGGAGCAGGCGCTGCAGAAGCTGGCGGACCTGCGCGTACGCGCCCGCCGGGCCGGCGTCGAGGGCCACCGTCAGTTCAACCCCGGCTGGCACCTCGCGCTCGACCTGCGCAACATGCTGCTGGTCAGCGAGTGCGTGGCACGGGCGGCGCTGGAGCGCACGGAGTCACGCGGCGGCCACACCCGCGAGGACCATCCGACGATGGACCGCAAGTGGCGCAACATCAACCTGCTGTGCCGACTGGCCGACCCGACGGGCGGCCTCGCGGCCACCGACCCCGAAGGCGGCCAGATCACCCTGCTGCGTGAGACCACCGACCCCGTCCGTCAGGACCTGCTGGCTCTCTTCGACAAGGAGGAGCTGGTCAAGTACCTCGCCGAAGAGGAGCTGTACCAGTGA